From Streptomyces sp. HUAS MG91, the proteins below share one genomic window:
- a CDS encoding M1 family metallopeptidase, translating to MLSRSARLAALTVAAASFTLIAAAPAPTPGSAGIGDPYFPDLGNGGFDARHYDLDVAYDPGTDRLDGRTTLTARATQNLSSFDLDLQKLTVTWIEVNGRRADFTRTGDEIVITPRTPIRKGSAFTTTVTYNGVPEPLSGPIVFGSDYGWMKTADGVFVACEPNAASTWFPSSDHPADKATYDIRIKAPKGLTGVSNGRLVGTYDTDKGTRTVHHWRESKPMATYLATASIGKFDVKSGRTPAGTPIYVAIDPVLANSNSVDVYAVTAEATDYWSQVFGPYPFEETGAVVDDMPEAGFSLETQSKPSYSAVRSESTIVHELAHQWFGDSVSVEQWKNIWLNEGFATYAQWLWSEHKGIRSAHDSFLAGYDSRPATSAFWQTTVGDPQRDTMFASAVYQRGAMTLQVLRERIGDKAFFRLLPLWTKQHRYANASTSDFIALAERVSGRQLDDLFDTWLFTTGKPTL from the coding sequence ATGCTCTCCCGTTCGGCACGACTGGCCGCGCTCACCGTCGCGGCGGCCTCCTTCACCCTGATCGCCGCCGCCCCCGCCCCCACCCCCGGCTCCGCCGGCATCGGCGACCCGTACTTCCCGGATCTCGGCAACGGCGGCTTCGACGCCCGCCACTACGACCTCGACGTCGCCTACGACCCCGGCACCGACCGCCTCGACGGCCGTACGACGCTCACCGCCCGGGCCACCCAGAACCTCTCCTCCTTCGACCTCGACCTGCAGAAGCTCACGGTCACCTGGATAGAAGTGAACGGCAGACGCGCCGACTTCACCCGCACCGGCGACGAGATCGTCATCACCCCGCGCACCCCGATCCGCAAGGGCAGCGCCTTCACCACGACGGTCACCTACAACGGCGTCCCCGAACCCCTCAGCGGCCCCATCGTCTTCGGCTCCGACTACGGCTGGATGAAGACCGCCGACGGCGTCTTCGTCGCGTGCGAGCCGAACGCCGCCTCCACCTGGTTCCCCTCCAGCGACCACCCTGCCGACAAGGCGACGTACGACATCCGCATCAAGGCCCCCAAGGGCCTCACCGGCGTCTCGAACGGGCGGCTCGTCGGCACGTACGACACCGACAAGGGCACGCGGACCGTCCACCACTGGCGCGAGTCGAAGCCGATGGCGACCTACCTCGCGACCGCCAGCATCGGGAAGTTCGACGTCAAGAGCGGCCGCACCCCCGCCGGCACCCCCATCTACGTCGCCATCGACCCGGTCCTCGCCAACAGCAACAGCGTCGACGTGTACGCGGTCACCGCCGAGGCCACCGACTACTGGTCGCAGGTCTTCGGCCCGTACCCCTTCGAGGAGACCGGCGCCGTCGTCGACGACATGCCCGAGGCCGGCTTCTCCCTGGAGACCCAGTCCAAGCCCAGCTACTCCGCCGTCCGCAGCGAGTCGACGATCGTCCACGAGCTGGCCCACCAGTGGTTCGGCGACTCCGTCTCCGTGGAGCAGTGGAAGAACATCTGGCTCAACGAGGGCTTCGCCACCTACGCCCAGTGGCTCTGGTCCGAGCACAAGGGCATCCGCTCCGCCCACGACTCCTTCCTCGCGGGCTACGACTCCCGACCGGCCACTTCCGCGTTCTGGCAGACGACGGTGGGCGACCCGCAGCGCGACACCATGTTCGCCTCCGCCGTGTACCAGCGCGGCGCGATGACCCTCCAGGTGCTGCGCGAGCGCATCGGCGACAAGGCCTTCTTCAGGCTGCTGCCGCTGTGGACGAAGCAGCACCGCTACGCGAACGCCTCGACGTCCGACTTCATCGCCCTGGCCGAGCGGGTCTCGGGGCGGCAGTTGGACGACCTGTTCGACACGTGGCTGTTCACGACGGGCAAGCCGACGCTGTAG
- a CDS encoding trimeric intracellular cation channel family protein, whose protein sequence is MIQELFTPSVQHWLDLIGIFVFAISGALMAVRKNWDVFGIAALAEVTALGGGLFRDLVIGAVPPAAFTDLGYFLTPLLAAALVFVLHPEVERTQVAVNVFDAAGLGLFCVTGTTKAYDYGLGLTSSAVLGLATAVGGGVLRDIIANEVPSLVRWDRDLYAVPAIVGAVIVVLCIRFDTLNGFTSGVAVLTAFILRLLAMRYHWRAPRAWNRRSAAVEVPEEVS, encoded by the coding sequence GTGATCCAGGAACTGTTCACTCCCTCCGTCCAGCATTGGCTCGACCTCATCGGCATCTTCGTGTTCGCCATCTCGGGCGCTCTGATGGCCGTACGCAAGAACTGGGACGTCTTCGGCATCGCCGCCCTGGCCGAGGTCACCGCGCTGGGCGGAGGGCTGTTCCGCGACCTGGTCATCGGGGCCGTGCCCCCGGCCGCCTTCACCGACCTCGGCTACTTCCTCACCCCGCTGCTCGCCGCCGCCCTCGTCTTCGTCCTGCACCCCGAGGTCGAACGCACCCAGGTCGCGGTGAACGTCTTCGACGCGGCCGGTCTCGGCCTGTTCTGTGTCACCGGCACCACCAAGGCCTACGACTACGGGCTCGGCCTCACCTCGTCCGCCGTGCTCGGACTGGCCACGGCGGTCGGCGGCGGTGTGCTGCGCGACATCATCGCCAACGAGGTGCCGTCGCTCGTGCGCTGGGATCGCGACCTGTACGCCGTGCCCGCGATCGTCGGCGCCGTCATCGTCGTGCTCTGCATCCGCTTCGACACCCTCAACGGGTTCACCAGCGGCGTCGCCGTGCTCACCGCCTTCATCCTGCGGCTGCTCGCGATGCGCTACCACTGGCGGGCGCCGCGCGCGTGGAACCGCAGGTCCGCGGCGGTGGAGGTGCCGGAGGAGGTGTCGTGA
- a CDS encoding thioesterase family protein has product MADAASTQARTGTAVIGDSEFDRDTAVTRRDPAVPGVYDIDLSAGWTIINAVNGGYLLAVLGRALADTLPHADPFTISAHYLTASAPGPAVIRTDVVRTGRTLSTGQASLFQFAEDGTEVERIRVLASYGDLDALPDDVRTSAKPPAIPPIEQCFGAADAPADGPRIPGSSAITDRLDVKLDPATLGWALGAPSGKGEMRAWFGLADGRDADPFSLLLTVDALPPTAFEMGLKGWVPTVELTVHVRSRPAPGPLRVSITTRNLAGGFLEEDAEIWDSQDRLVAQSRQLARARLS; this is encoded by the coding sequence ATGGCAGACGCAGCATCCACGCAGGCACGTACCGGCACGGCCGTGATCGGCGACAGCGAGTTCGACCGCGACACCGCCGTCACGCGGCGCGATCCCGCCGTCCCCGGGGTCTACGACATCGACCTGTCGGCCGGCTGGACGATCATCAACGCCGTCAACGGCGGCTATCTGCTCGCCGTGCTGGGCCGCGCGCTCGCCGACACCCTGCCGCACGCCGACCCGTTCACGATCTCGGCGCACTATCTGACCGCGTCCGCGCCCGGTCCCGCCGTGATCCGCACGGACGTGGTCCGCACCGGCCGCACCCTCTCCACCGGGCAGGCCTCGCTCTTCCAGTTCGCGGAGGACGGCACCGAGGTCGAGCGGATCCGCGTCCTCGCCTCGTACGGTGACCTGGACGCGCTCCCCGACGACGTCCGCACCAGCGCCAAGCCGCCCGCCATCCCGCCGATCGAGCAGTGCTTCGGCGCCGCCGACGCGCCCGCGGACGGTCCGCGCATCCCGGGCAGCTCGGCCATCACCGACCGCCTCGACGTCAAGCTCGACCCGGCCACGCTCGGCTGGGCGCTCGGCGCGCCGTCGGGCAAGGGTGAGATGCGGGCCTGGTTCGGGCTGGCCGACGGGCGCGACGCCGACCCGTTCTCGTTGCTCCTCACCGTGGACGCGCTGCCGCCGACCGCCTTCGAGATGGGCCTGAAGGGCTGGGTCCCGACGGTGGAACTCACCGTCCACGTCCGCTCCCGCCCGGCCCCCGGCCCCCTCCGCGTCTCGATCACCACCCGCAACCTGGCCGGCGGCTTCCTGGAGGAGGACGCCGAGATCTGGGACTCCCAGGACCGCCTGGTGGCCCAATCCCGCCAACTGGCCCGAGCCCGCCTCAGCTGA